The Buttiauxella selenatireducens genome has a window encoding:
- the pntA gene encoding Re/Si-specific NAD(P)(+) transhydrogenase subunit alpha, with amino-acid sequence MRIGVPKERWAGESRVAATPKTVEQLLKLGFTVAVESGAGKLASFDDEAFVHAGATISDTADVWQSDVVLKVNAPQDSEIELLREGTTLVSFIWPAQNPELLEKLAAKNVTVMAMDSVPRISRAQSLDALSSMANIAGYRAIVEAAHEFGRFFTGQITAAGKVPPAKVMVIGAGVAGLAAIGAANSLGAIVRAFDTRPEVKEQVQSMGAEFLELDFKEEAGSGDGYAKVMSEAFIKAEMALFAAQAKEVDIIVTTALIPGKPAPKLITREMVDSMQPGSVIVDLAAQNGGNCEYTVADKVTVTPNGVKVIGYTDLPGRLPTQSSQLYGTNLVNLLKLLCKEKDGNTVVDFEDVVIRGVTVIRDGEVTWPAPPIQVSAQPQAAAKPAAAPVEEKKPASPWRKYAFMALAIILFGWLADVAPKEFLSHFTVFALACVVGYYVVWNVSHALHTPLMSVTNAISGIIVVGALLQIGHGGWVSFLSFIAVLIASINIFGGFTVTQRMLKMFRKN; translated from the coding sequence ATGCGTATTGGGGTACCAAAAGAGCGATGGGCGGGAGAATCCCGCGTGGCAGCCACGCCAAAAACAGTGGAGCAATTGCTGAAGCTTGGCTTCACCGTCGCAGTCGAAAGTGGTGCGGGTAAACTGGCAAGCTTCGACGACGAAGCGTTTGTACACGCAGGCGCAACCATTTCAGATACTGCTGACGTTTGGCAGTCTGACGTGGTTCTGAAAGTGAACGCACCACAGGACAGCGAAATCGAGCTCCTGCGTGAAGGTACTACGCTGGTGAGTTTTATCTGGCCTGCGCAAAATCCAGAATTGCTTGAAAAACTGGCGGCCAAAAACGTCACCGTAATGGCGATGGATTCCGTGCCGCGTATTTCTCGTGCGCAATCCCTTGATGCCCTGAGCTCCATGGCAAACATTGCGGGTTATCGCGCAATTGTTGAAGCTGCTCATGAATTTGGTCGTTTCTTTACCGGGCAAATTACGGCAGCGGGTAAAGTACCGCCGGCTAAAGTAATGGTCATCGGTGCCGGTGTTGCCGGTCTTGCAGCGATTGGTGCGGCAAACAGCCTTGGCGCAATCGTCCGCGCGTTCGACACCCGTCCTGAAGTAAAAGAACAAGTGCAAAGTATGGGTGCTGAGTTCCTTGAACTGGACTTTAAGGAAGAAGCGGGCAGTGGTGATGGTTATGCCAAAGTCATGTCCGAGGCGTTCATCAAAGCTGAAATGGCACTCTTCGCGGCACAGGCCAAAGAAGTCGACATTATTGTTACCACGGCTCTGATCCCAGGCAAACCGGCACCAAAACTCATCACACGTGAAATGGTTGATTCCATGCAACCAGGCAGCGTCATTGTTGATTTGGCTGCACAAAACGGCGGGAACTGCGAATACACCGTAGCGGACAAAGTGACTGTCACGCCAAACGGGGTAAAAGTTATCGGTTACACCGATTTACCGGGCCGTTTGCCAACCCAGTCGTCTCAGCTTTATGGCACCAACCTGGTTAACTTGCTCAAACTGCTCTGCAAAGAGAAAGATGGCAATACCGTGGTTGATTTCGAAGATGTGGTGATCCGCGGTGTGACGGTTATTCGCGATGGCGAAGTGACCTGGCCTGCGCCTCCGATTCAGGTTTCTGCGCAACCACAGGCTGCCGCAAAACCTGCTGCTGCACCGGTTGAAGAGAAAAAACCTGCATCACCATGGCGTAAATATGCGTTTATGGCCCTGGCGATTATTCTGTTTGGTTGGCTTGCGGATGTCGCTCCGAAAGAGTTCCTCAGCCACTTCACCGTGTTCGCACTGGCGTGTGTGGTCGGTTACTACGTGGTGTGGAACGTTTCTCATGCACTGCATACACCGTTGATGTCAGTGACAAACGCCATATCAGGGATCATCGTGGTTGGCGCATTGCTGCAAATTGGCCATGGTGGCTGGGTGAGCTTCCTGAGCTTTATCGCGGTGCTGATTGCCAGTATCAATATTTTTGGTGGTTTCACCGTCACTCAGCGCATGCTGAAAATGTTCCGGAAGAACTAA
- the ydgH gene encoding DUF1471 family protein YdgH has translation MKLKTTLLASALISLTTLSAQAATELTPDQAAALKPFDRITITGRFNSIGEAVNSVSKRADKMGAASFYVLDTNDTGSSGNWRVVADVYHTDAPKAEKQNYRVINGVTELPKDQAYALEPFDTVTIQGFYRSQPEVNDAITRAAKQKGADSYFIVRQIDTNSGGNQRITAFIYKKDAKKRVLQSADAIPANSEAGKAALAAGGAAAANVEIPGVATTSTPTSDVGRFFETQTTKGGRYTVTLPDGTKIEEVNKVTAAQMVPFDSVKFTGHYSSSTEVSYQVAKRAAKKGAKYYHITRQWEERGGNLTISADLYK, from the coding sequence ATGAAGCTCAAGACCACCCTTCTGGCGTCAGCACTGATTTCCCTTACTACGCTGTCCGCACAGGCAGCAACGGAATTGACACCGGACCAAGCTGCTGCTCTTAAACCTTTTGATCGCATTACCATCACTGGCCGTTTTAACTCGATTGGTGAAGCGGTGAATTCCGTTTCTAAACGTGCGGATAAAATGGGTGCGGCATCTTTCTACGTGTTGGACACTAACGATACCGGCAGCAGCGGTAACTGGCGTGTGGTTGCAGACGTGTATCATACTGATGCCCCTAAAGCTGAGAAACAGAATTACCGCGTAATCAATGGCGTGACCGAATTACCGAAAGACCAAGCATATGCTCTTGAGCCATTCGATACCGTGACAATCCAGGGTTTTTATCGCAGTCAGCCTGAAGTTAACGATGCCATTACGCGCGCCGCTAAACAAAAAGGTGCGGATTCGTACTTTATCGTGCGTCAAATCGACACCAACTCCGGTGGCAACCAGCGCATTACTGCGTTCATCTATAAAAAAGATGCCAAGAAACGTGTGCTGCAAAGCGCTGATGCGATCCCTGCTAACTCCGAAGCGGGTAAAGCAGCATTGGCAGCGGGCGGCGCGGCCGCTGCAAACGTTGAGATCCCAGGTGTTGCAACAACCAGTACCCCTACTTCTGATGTCGGTCGTTTCTTCGAAACACAAACCACTAAAGGTGGTCGTTACACCGTAACGCTGCCAGATGGCACAAAAATCGAAGAAGTGAATAAAGTGACTGCGGCGCAAATGGTTCCGTTTGATAGCGTGAAGTTCACGGGTCACTATAGCAGCAGCACAGAGGTGTCTTACCAGGTGGCTAAACGTGCCGCTAAGAAAGGCGCGAAGTACTACCACATCACCCGTCAATGGGAAGAACGTGGCGGTAACCTGACGATTAGCGCTGATTTGTATAAGTAA
- a CDS encoding amino acid permease: protein MEKKLGLAALTALVLSSMLGAGVFSLPQNMASVASPAALLIGWAITGAGILLLALAMLVLTRLRPDLDGGIFTYAREGFGELIGFFSAWGYWLCAVIANVSYLVIVFSALSFFTDTPELRLFGDGNTWQSIVGASVLLWMVHFLVMRGVQTAASINLVATLAKLLPLGLFVVLAAMAFKLSTFKLDFSGIALGVPVWEQVKNTMLITLWVFIGVEGAVVVSARARNKNDVGRATLLAVIAALCVYLLVTLLSLGVIARPELAGMRNPSMAGLMVEMMGPWGEIIIAAGLIVSVCGAYLSWTIMAAEVPFLAATHKAFPKMFARQNKNNAPSASLWLTNISVQICLVLIWLTGSDYNTLLTIASEMILVPYFLVGAYLLKIATRPLHKAIGLGACIYGLWLLYASGPMHLLLSVVLYAPGLLVFMYTRSTHTHDIGLNLKEKSVIVFMLVAAFPATWILVK, encoded by the coding sequence ATGGAAAAGAAGCTTGGCCTCGCTGCGTTAACTGCATTGGTTTTGAGTTCAATGCTCGGTGCTGGTGTATTTAGCCTACCGCAAAACATGGCGAGCGTGGCGAGTCCGGCAGCGTTGCTGATCGGCTGGGCCATTACAGGTGCTGGGATTTTACTGCTGGCACTAGCCATGTTGGTGTTGACTCGTTTGCGTCCCGATCTCGATGGCGGGATTTTTACTTATGCGCGCGAGGGCTTTGGTGAGCTGATCGGTTTCTTTTCGGCCTGGGGCTACTGGCTTTGTGCGGTCATCGCCAACGTTTCATATTTGGTTATCGTTTTCTCGGCGCTGAGTTTCTTCACTGACACACCAGAATTGCGTCTGTTTGGCGATGGTAATACCTGGCAGTCGATAGTCGGTGCCTCAGTATTGCTGTGGATGGTGCACTTCCTGGTAATGCGTGGCGTGCAAACCGCTGCCAGCATCAACCTGGTCGCGACCCTTGCGAAACTTCTGCCGTTGGGCCTGTTTGTTGTACTGGCGGCGATGGCCTTTAAACTCTCGACCTTTAAGCTCGACTTCAGCGGGATTGCGCTGGGCGTTCCGGTTTGGGAACAGGTCAAAAACACCATGCTCATTACCCTGTGGGTCTTTATTGGTGTTGAAGGTGCCGTCGTGGTTTCTGCCCGCGCGCGCAATAAAAATGATGTAGGTCGTGCCACATTGCTGGCGGTCATTGCCGCATTATGCGTTTATCTGCTGGTGACGTTGCTTTCACTGGGCGTCATTGCACGTCCAGAACTTGCCGGAATGCGTAATCCGTCAATGGCCGGTTTGATGGTTGAAATGATGGGGCCATGGGGTGAAATCATTATCGCCGCCGGGCTAATTGTTTCAGTGTGCGGAGCCTACTTAAGCTGGACGATTATGGCAGCCGAAGTGCCTTTCCTGGCCGCCACCCACAAAGCTTTCCCGAAAATGTTTGCCCGTCAGAACAAAAACAATGCGCCATCCGCGTCCCTGTGGCTCACTAATATCAGCGTACAAATTTGCCTGGTGTTGATTTGGCTGACCGGGTCGGATTACAACACCCTACTGACCATTGCTTCAGAAATGATTCTGGTGCCCTACTTCCTTGTCGGTGCCTATTTGCTGAAAATCGCAACTCGTCCGCTGCATAAGGCGATTGGTCTTGGTGCATGTATTTATGGCTTATGGTTGCTTTATGCATCTGGCCCCATGCATTTACTGCTTTCAGTGGTACTGTATGCGCCTGGTTTATTAGTCTTTATGTACACACGCAGTACACATACGCATGATATTGGGCTGAATTTGAAAGAAAAATCAGTCATCGTCTTCATGCTGGTGGCAGCGTTTCCGGCGACGTGGATACTGGTGAAGTAA
- the folM gene encoding dihydromonapterin reductase, which translates to MGIASSARPILITGAGKRIGLALAQHFLAQQQPVIISYRTRYAAVDSLEQAGAVCLYGDFSSNDGIEQFANAVKQHCSGLRAILHNASAWLAESPDVSPAETLAAMLQIHVHAPYLLNLHLESLLRGQGHASADIIHFTDYVVERGSDKHIAYAASKAALDNLTRSFARKLAPEVKVNAIAPAMIMFNEHDDAQYRQKALNKSLMKIAPGEQEIIALVDYLLSSQYVTGRTHAVDGGRPLR; encoded by the coding sequence ATGGGGATTGCATCATCCGCACGTCCAATTTTAATTACCGGAGCGGGTAAACGAATTGGCCTGGCTTTAGCTCAGCACTTTCTGGCCCAACAGCAACCGGTGATTATCAGCTACCGCACGCGTTATGCGGCGGTAGATTCTCTTGAGCAAGCCGGTGCTGTGTGTTTGTACGGGGACTTCTCGAGTAATGACGGCATTGAGCAATTTGCTAATGCCGTGAAACAACATTGCAGTGGCCTGCGCGCAATTTTGCATAATGCCAGTGCCTGGCTTGCGGAATCACCGGATGTATCGCCCGCTGAGACTCTGGCAGCAATGCTACAAATTCATGTCCATGCCCCCTACCTGCTCAATCTTCACCTCGAATCTTTACTTCGCGGACAAGGCCATGCCAGTGCCGACATCATTCACTTCACCGATTATGTTGTTGAGCGCGGAAGCGACAAGCATATTGCCTATGCCGCCAGTAAAGCCGCGCTGGATAATCTGACCCGTTCGTTTGCCCGTAAGCTGGCACCTGAAGTTAAAGTTAACGCGATTGCACCCGCGATGATTATGTTCAACGAACATGACGATGCTCAATATCGTCAGAAAGCGCTCAACAAATCGTTGATGAAAATTGCCCCCGGTGAACAAGAAATTATTGCCCTGGTCGATTATCTACTCAGTAGCCAATACGTCACCGGACGAACACATGCAGTGGATGGTGGCCGCCCGCTTCGGTGA
- the rstA gene encoding two-component system response regulator RstA, with protein sequence MNKIVYVEDDPEVGALIAAYLGKHDIDVIVESRGDRAEATIAQQNPDLVLLDVMLPGKDGMTLCRDLRPQWDGPIVLLTSLDSDMNHILSLEMGANDYILKTTPPAVLLARLRLHLRQRVSAQLTVESSTNALKPHKAMRFGTLCIDPVNRQVTLGSETITLSTADFDLLWELATHAGQIMDRDALLKNLRGVTYDGLDRSVDVAISRLRKKLYDSATEPFRIKTVRNKGYLFAPHAWESEA encoded by the coding sequence ATGAACAAAATCGTATACGTAGAAGACGATCCGGAAGTAGGAGCGTTGATTGCCGCTTACCTCGGCAAACATGACATCGACGTTATTGTCGAAAGCCGCGGTGATCGCGCCGAAGCGACTATTGCGCAACAGAATCCTGACCTCGTACTGCTGGATGTCATGTTGCCAGGTAAAGATGGCATGACGTTGTGCCGTGATTTGCGTCCGCAATGGGATGGCCCGATTGTCTTACTCACCTCTCTCGACAGCGATATGAACCATATTTTGTCGCTTGAAATGGGGGCTAACGATTATATTCTTAAAACCACTCCGCCCGCCGTTCTGCTCGCTCGTTTACGTCTTCATCTGCGCCAGCGCGTCTCTGCACAACTTACTGTCGAAAGCAGCACCAATGCGCTTAAACCTCACAAAGCGATGCGCTTTGGCACGTTGTGTATCGACCCGGTAAACCGCCAGGTCACGTTGGGTAGTGAAACCATTACGCTCTCAACCGCGGATTTCGATTTGTTGTGGGAACTCGCTACCCATGCGGGACAAATCATGGACCGCGATGCGTTGCTAAAAAACCTGCGCGGCGTGACCTATGACGGCTTAGATCGCAGCGTCGATGTCGCGATTTCCCGCTTGAGAAAAAAACTCTACGACAGCGCTACTGAGCCATTCAGAATCAAAACCGTGCGTAATAAAGGCTACCTGTTTGCCCCACATGCCTGGGAGAGTGAAGCGTAA
- a CDS encoding EAL domain-containing protein → MSLIALGNFVIKEWLYNNLLRRLNNSQIKLLNNRYANAIIASTMAIVPLSIVRGLVITASVICDTAGFNSAAVWFMQLQIGFLALAPLVMNIYIAVHWAVRNRLSQIYCIALSISTLMIFRRILDNNAQFFLDISIPMALASGIIGNVLQEIVSKKLLKIRQWNDNTNITIVSFFITLGIIALFSSVIKLGAEIYVTNVMSFFSRISVYFYPTDFLHGISYVLLRSVPWFFGLHGYYLFMDIDVAFTAAAKVNISEWHAGHSALNILSPVFYDMWCNSGGTGNTLSLIICILMQPKSPHRRLLSIAAPMALFNINEPLIFGFPIVLNPVMIIPFVLTPLTAYLVAYGATYMDLIPRISEIVSWSTPGPLKVWLASGHSVSALIVYLLLLVLGVIIYHPFVKSSLKQSVAENTNLDLLTGEMKVNQPADFEMVPNYSHVVEQNNYIEAQRQIEKLQRDGQFILYFQPQVRIADSKIVALEVLIRHQSDAGKITPPVFLKYYEQTGMMPEIDFWVMEHALDYVREHMSDCEKMTLSVNISPQTLIDYRLPNLVRKVMATPLPSGWNLEFEITESQKVQDPVRVAEVLEKLRELGIKIALDDFGSGYSTLHYLTRYPLDKIKLDRSMVLGLAKPDGFNFLQQVVKLCTVIQCEILIEGVETQQELELVQKAGIELCQGFFYYRPLPGDVVYPLLKEQRQQASLAHQQVAATV, encoded by the coding sequence ATGAGCTTAATTGCTTTAGGTAATTTCGTGATAAAAGAGTGGCTTTACAACAATCTGCTACGTCGTTTAAATAACAGTCAGATCAAGTTGTTAAACAATCGCTATGCTAATGCCATTATCGCCAGCACGATGGCTATCGTTCCTCTTTCGATTGTACGTGGGCTTGTGATTACCGCGTCGGTCATCTGTGACACGGCAGGATTCAACAGCGCCGCCGTTTGGTTCATGCAATTGCAGATCGGCTTCTTAGCCCTGGCACCGCTGGTGATGAATATCTATATCGCCGTACACTGGGCCGTGAGAAACCGTCTTTCCCAAATTTACTGTATTGCACTGAGCATCAGTACCTTGATGATTTTCCGTCGCATACTCGATAATAATGCGCAGTTTTTCCTCGATATTAGTATTCCTATGGCGTTAGCCTCAGGAATCATCGGCAATGTATTGCAGGAGATTGTCAGTAAAAAACTGCTCAAAATCCGTCAATGGAATGATAACACTAACATCACTATTGTCTCTTTTTTCATCACGCTGGGAATTATCGCTCTGTTTAGCAGCGTAATAAAATTAGGGGCGGAAATTTACGTCACCAATGTGATGAGCTTCTTTAGCCGTATTTCGGTGTATTTTTATCCGACAGATTTCTTACACGGTATTTCGTATGTGCTGTTACGCAGTGTGCCATGGTTCTTTGGTTTGCACGGTTATTATCTATTTATGGACATTGATGTCGCTTTTACTGCGGCTGCAAAAGTTAACATTAGCGAATGGCATGCAGGACACAGCGCGCTCAATATTCTCAGCCCGGTGTTTTATGATATGTGGTGTAATTCCGGAGGCACCGGAAACACGCTAAGCCTGATCATCTGTATTTTAATGCAACCAAAGAGCCCGCACCGACGTTTGCTGAGTATTGCCGCCCCCATGGCGTTATTTAATATCAATGAGCCACTGATTTTTGGCTTCCCGATTGTACTCAATCCCGTGATGATTATTCCGTTTGTCCTGACACCGTTAACGGCCTATCTGGTGGCCTACGGCGCGACCTATATGGATCTCATTCCACGAATTTCAGAAATCGTCAGTTGGTCAACGCCTGGACCGCTTAAAGTGTGGTTAGCCAGCGGCCATTCAGTGAGTGCGCTAATAGTGTATCTATTGCTGCTCGTCCTTGGGGTCATCATTTATCACCCATTCGTCAAAAGCTCGTTAAAACAATCCGTCGCTGAAAACACCAATCTGGATTTACTGACCGGCGAGATGAAAGTCAATCAGCCGGCTGACTTTGAAATGGTGCCCAATTACAGCCATGTCGTGGAGCAAAACAACTATATCGAGGCGCAGCGGCAAATTGAGAAGCTGCAAAGAGACGGGCAGTTCATCCTCTATTTCCAGCCCCAGGTGCGTATTGCAGACAGTAAAATAGTCGCTCTTGAAGTATTGATACGCCACCAAAGCGACGCAGGAAAAATCACTCCACCGGTGTTCCTGAAATATTATGAGCAGACCGGCATGATGCCGGAGATTGATTTCTGGGTGATGGAACATGCTCTGGATTATGTCCGCGAGCATATGTCTGACTGCGAGAAGATGACGCTCTCGGTGAATATTTCACCTCAGACGCTGATTGACTACCGGCTTCCGAACCTGGTGCGCAAGGTGATGGCAACCCCTCTCCCGTCCGGGTGGAATCTGGAATTTGAAATAACCGAGTCACAAAAAGTGCAGGATCCGGTACGCGTCGCAGAAGTTTTGGAAAAACTGCGCGAACTAGGCATCAAGATTGCGCTGGATGACTTTGGTTCCGGATACTCAACGTTGCATTATCTGACACGCTACCCGCTGGATAAAATTAAGCTCGATCGCTCCATGGTTCTGGGTTTAGCCAAACCCGATGGATTTAACTTCCTGCAGCAGGTCGTGAAGCTATGCACGGTGATTCAGTGTGAAATTTTGATTGAGGGCGTCGAAACTCAGCAAGAATTAGAACTGGTGCAAAAAGCAGGAATTGAGCTGTGCCAGGGCTTTTTCTACTATCGGCCATTACCGGGAGACGTGGTTTACCCACTCCTGAAGGAACAACGACAGCAAGCAAGCCTCGCCCATCAACAGGTTGCTGCAACGGTATAG